One genomic segment of Manis javanica isolate MJ-LG chromosome 7, MJ_LKY, whole genome shotgun sequence includes these proteins:
- the UPP2 gene encoding LOW QUALITY PROTEIN: uridine phosphorylase 2 (The sequence of the model RefSeq protein was modified relative to this genomic sequence to represent the inferred CDS: inserted 2 bases in 1 codon; substituted 1 base at 1 genomic stop codon): MLASKTGNCSFLFTVCAGGNPSRMKAFALFMHKELRLEKSVEDIWDICAGTGEHCMCRTGPELSSSHHIGICCISIMLQELIKLLHHAWCCDITVIRIGTSQGIGIVPGSVVITDTPTDSFFQPWFNXVILDHITTQSPELDKELVEKLFNCKEIPSFPTFTGRMICAQDFCEGEKNGXLDGGLSSFSREEKLVYLKRAYKASIRNIETVSTVLVALKVVVVFVLLLNRLERDQIMMLQ; the protein is encoded by the exons ATGCTGG CCAGTAAGACAGGTAATTGTTCATTTCTATTTACGGTTTGTGCTGGTGGGAATCCCAGCAGAATGAAAGCATTTGCCCTGTTTATGCACAAGGAGCTCAGGTTGGAGAAAAGTGTAGAGGACATATGGGACATCTGTGCTGGGACAGGTGAACACTGTATGTGCAGAACTGGTCCCGAGCTCTCCAGCAGC CATCACATTGGCATCTGCTGCATTTCTATTATGCTTCAGGAGCTAATCAAATTGCTGCATCATGCCTGGTGCTGTGACATTACCGTTATCAGAATTGGTACATCACAGGGAATAG GGATTGTGCCGGGGTCTGTTGTAATAACAGACACACCTACAGACTCCTTTTTTCAGCCCTGGTTTAA TGTAATCTTGGACCACATCACTACCCAAAGTCCAGAACTTGACAAGGAACTGGTTGAGAAATTATTCAACTGCAAGGAAATTCCCAGCTTCCCAACCTTCACTGGACGTATGATATGTGCCCAGGACTTCTGTGAAGGTGAGAAGAAT GGTTGATTAGATGGAGGGCTGAGCTccttttccagagaagaaaagcTAGTTTACTTGAAGAGAGCATATAAAGCCAGCATCAGGAACATTGAAACAGTCTCTACAGTGCTTGTGGCCTTAAAAG